The following coding sequences lie in one Apium graveolens cultivar Ventura chromosome 1, ASM990537v1, whole genome shotgun sequence genomic window:
- the LOC141710270 gene encoding secreted RxLR effector protein 161-like: MEAPTTTHMKAAKRILRYLKGTMDYGLLYHYSNEFKLVGYCDSDWVGDIDDRKSTTGYVFFIGDTSFSWSSKKQPIVTLSTCEAEYVAACSCVCQAIWLRRVLEELHMPQNESTEVLVDNKSAITLAKNPVFHERNKHIDTKYHFIRGCIERYM, translated from the exons ATGGAGGCTCCAACAACAACACACATGAAGGCGGCCAAGAGAATTCTTCGTTATCTCAAAGGCACAATGGATTATGGATTATTGTATCATTACTCAAATGAGTTCAAACTTGTTGGTTATTGTGATAGTGATTGGGTCGGTGACATTGATGATCGAAAAAGTACCACCGGATATGTATTCTTTATTGGTGACACATCTTTTTCATGGAGTTCAAAGAAACAACCCATTGTTACCCTGTCCACTTGTGAGGCGGAGTATGTAGCGGCGTGTTCTTGTGTTTGTCAAGCTATATGGCTAAGGAGAGTTTTGGAAGAGCTCCACATGCCACAAAATGAGTCCACGGAAGTATTGGTTGATAACAAGTCGGCAATAACTTTGGCCAAAAATCCGGTGTTTCATGAACGGAACAAGCACATTGATACAAAATATCACTTTATTCGGGGATGCATCGAAAG GTACATGTAA
- the LOC141710254 gene encoding uncharacterized protein LOC141710254: MVESIGQFGPGLKPPSYHELRVPLLERAKKETDKLKEKQEKAWKQYGGSLMSDGWTDKRGQNLINFLVDCPEGTFFLSSVDVSSKIQDAKMLVDLFEEKINLIGKENVVQVITDNGANFKAAGGLLCRQIPTLYWTLCAAHCVDLMMEDICEQKEFDATITHGKSLTTFVYRHGRLLAAMGEKTQGRDIVRAGATRFATAVLTLQSLYKNQDALRKLFGSTDWFNSKLAKTVAGKKVHYVVLSTKFRSYVED, from the exons ATGGTCGAGTCTATTGGACAATTTGGACCAGGTCTCAAGCCACCAAGTTATCATGAGTTGAGGGTGCCTTTACTTGAGAGAGCAAAAAAAGAGACAGATAAGTTAAAAGAAAAACAGGAGAAAGCTTGGAAACAATATGGCGGCTCACTAATGTCCGACGGATGGACTGATAAGAGGGGTCAAAACCTGATCAATTTCCTTGTTGATTGTCCAGAGGGGACCTTCTTCTTGAGTTCAGTTGATGTTTCAAGTAAAATTCAGGATGCAAAAATGTTGGTTGATTTATTTGAGGAGAAAATCAATTTGATTGGAAAAGAAAATGTAGTTCAG GTTATCACAGACAATGGTGCCAACTTTAAGGCTGCTGGAGGTTTATTGTGTCGTCAGATTCCTACACTTTATTGGACTCTTTGTGCCGCACATTGCGTAGACTTAATGATGGAGGATATTTGTGAACAAAAAGAGTTTGATGCTACTATTACACATGGTAAAAGTTTAACCACATTTGTGTATAGGCATGGTCGACTTCTAGCTGCCATGGGGGAGAAGACACAAGGGCGGGACATTGTAAGAGCAGGAGCTACAAGGTTTGCAACGGCTGTTCTTACTTTACAAAGCCTATACAAAAACCAAGACGCCTTAAGAAAACTGTTTGGTAGTACAGATTGGTTCAATTCCAAACTGGCTAAAACTGTGGCGGGAAAGAAAGTGCATTATGTTGTCCTTTCAACAAAGTTCCGGAGTTATGTCGAAGATTGA